In one window of Caloenas nicobarica isolate bCalNic1 chromosome 34, bCalNic1.hap1, whole genome shotgun sequence DNA:
- the LOC136000686 gene encoding olfactory receptor 14J1-like, whose amino-acid sequence LHYGTLLGSRACVHMAAAAWASGFLNALLHMANTFSLPLCKGNALEQFFCEIPQILKLSCSDSSLRELGLLVVSVCLGFGCFVFIVVSYVQIFRAVLRIPSEQGRHKAFATCLPHLAVVSLFVSTGVFSHLKPPSISSPSLDLVVSVLYSVVPPL is encoded by the exons ctgcattacgggaccctcctgggcagcagagcttgtgtccacatggcagcagctgcctgggccagtgggtttctcaatgctctgctgcacatggccaatacattttcactgccactgtgcaagggcaatgccctggagcagttcttctgtgaaatcccccagatcctcaagctctcctgctcagacagctccctcagggaacttgggcttcttgtggttagtgtctgtttaggatttgggtgttttgtgttcattgtggtatcctatgtgcagatcttcagggccgtgctgaggatcccctctgagcagggacggcacaaagcctttgccacgtgcctccctcacctggccgtggtctccctgtttgtcagcactggcgtgttttcccacctgaagcccccctccatctcctccccatccctggacctggtggtgtctgttctgtactcagtggtgcctcca ctttgA